A stretch of Pelecanus crispus isolate bPelCri1 chromosome 3, bPelCri1.pri, whole genome shotgun sequence DNA encodes these proteins:
- the LOC104032913 gene encoding LOW QUALITY PROTEIN: amine sulfotransferase-like (The sequence of the model RefSeq protein was modified relative to this genomic sequence to represent the inferred CDS: inserted 2 bases in 2 codons; substituted 2 bases at 2 genomic stop codons) gives MGTSQGVMQEASVAWREVILPGNSKEKIKAGQFDNMLLFAYRDNRLTTEPSKEYLFKYKGFYFGVNTSLEYVVFLVDFEIKDSVIFITTYPKSGKMWTQNILSLIIHEGYHNGTENVETMYRIPWLEXKKKKDYADLPLPCVFATHLPXYFILRDLRNKRGHIIYVTRNPKDVMVPYYHFSKFMSTLEEVXDFNLFXERFLAGKVLAGLWLDHVAGWYTHAEDFNILFLTYEEMKKDLRSTVLKICNFLGKKLSKEEVDRVVKQAAFENMRKDPRANYGNLPDDIVAKGKGSFLQKGKVEAALLGDWKNIMTVAQSERFDKVLKEKMKTLPIKFIWDINNET, from the exons TGCCTGGAAAttccaaggaaaaaataaaggctggTCAGTTTGACAACATGCT GTTATTCGCCTATAGGGACAACAGATTAACAACGGAACCATCAAAAGAGTATCTATTCAAATACaaagggttttattttggtGTAAATACTTCACTTGAGTATGTAGTTTTCCTGGTGGATTTTGAAATCAAAGATAGTGTCATATTTATAACTACTTACCCAAAATCAGGTAAGA TGTGGACTCAAAACATTTTGAGCTTAATAATTCATGAAGGCTACCATAATGGAACAGAAAATGTGGAGACCATGTACAGAATCCCATggctgg taaaaaaaaaaaaggattatgcAGATCTTCCTTTGCCTTGTGTTTTTGCCACCCACCTGCCTTAATACTTCATTCTAAGAGACCTGAGAAACAAAAGAGGACAC ATTATTTATGTTACCAGGAACCCTAAGGATGTTATGGTTCCTTACTACCACTTCTCCAAATTCATGTCCACACTAGAGGAAGTATGAGATTTTAACCTTT ATGAGAGATTTTTAGCTGGCAAAG TACTTGCTGGTTTGTGGCTGGATCACGTTGCAGGCTGGTACACTCATGCAGAGGATTTCAATATACTCTTCCTTACctatgaagaaatgaaaaag GATCTCAGAAGCACTGTGCTGAAGATCTGCAACTTCCTAGGCAAGAAGCTGAGCAAGGAAGAGGTGGACAGAGTTGTGAAACAGGCTGCATTTGAGAACATGAGAAAAGATCCCAGGGCAAACTATGGGAACCTGCCAGATGACATTGTAGCAAAAGGCAAAGGTAGTTTTCTACAAAAAGGTAAAGTGGAAGCA GCACTATTGGGAGACTGGAAAAACATCATGACAGTGGCACAGAGTGAAAGGTTTGACAAAGttcttaaagagaaaatgaagaccCTGCCCATCAAATTCATCTGGGATATTAACAATGAAACATAG